GCGTCCTAGCACCTCTAGTACTTCAGTCAGGTCGACCTGGTCGTAGCCGGTGACCAGCTCACGCGTACTGGCATCCGGTGGACGTGCCGGCGTCTGGTCGGCGTACAACGCGAGCACGCCCGACCAGTACCCGAGCTCCCGCAACGCCTCCCAACTACGAACCCTCCCCCGCCCATCCACCACCGCCAGCAACGGCCCTTCCGCCCGCACACCCCGCCCATACGCCCCGCCTTCCTCCCGCGCTCCCGGCGACGCGGCACCGACCGGCGGCCCCTCCTGCCGCGCGACACCAGCCAGCGACCGTTCCTGGGCGAGCACCGTGTCCGCACCCATCAACGTCACGTCTTCCTGCCACAGCGTCGCCAGCGCATAGAACCGCGCGACATCAACCTCGAACCCCACCCCCACGCCATCCACCGAAACCGCCACCTGAGCCACCACATGAGGCCGCATACCCCGCAACCTAGCCACGCCCACCGACAGTTCCCGCGGCCGCGAACCTCCGGGCGAACTGTCCTTGCCCAACAGCTGGAACACTTGCAGAGACTCCTTTGCAGCGATTACTCTGCATTCATGCGACGGATCGATGCACGGAGTTTGCGCGGGCTGGCACACCCGCTGCGGATGCGCATCCTGGAGGCGATCGAGCTCGACGGGCCGGCCACGTCGAGCACGCTGGCGGCGCGGCTCGGCGAGAACACCGGCACAATCAGCTGGCACCTGCGTCTGCTCGCCGAGCACGACTACCTCGAAGAGGACCCCGATCGCGGC
The genomic region above belongs to Kribbella solani and contains:
- a CDS encoding dihydrofolate reductase family protein: MRPHVVAQVAVSVDGVGVGFEVDVARFYALATLWQEDVTLMGADTVLAQERSLAGVARQEGPPVGAASPGAREEGGAYGRGVRAEGPLLAVVDGRGRVRSWEALRELGYWSGVLALYADQTPARPPDASTRELVTGYDQVDLTEVLEVLGRRGVRTVRVDSAGALLRACLELGLVDELALLVHPVIVGSGQRWCGGTQLELRHVGTEVFADGVLWMRYCVGA